One genomic region from Xenopus laevis strain J_2021 chromosome 2L, Xenopus_laevis_v10.1, whole genome shotgun sequence encodes:
- the LOC121399783 gene encoding T-cell surface antigen CD2-like isoform X1, with amino-acid sequence MKEISPAHEELENLLIPQVTMVIILWTGASVPSLSWAAETGPVYVALNDPVLLNIPGYPNAEKDQVTWRDGNGVLMGKFKTSSAYDQTMGCECELFRNGSLYLKRLDTVGDKTYRVEVFNQSGKQISFYSITVTLIKSVAAPVLSYTCGGKQIRLRCEVSEEDNPDEMKMMWNNSLLIQSTKSKSLGKNVSLESHGNVTCTVRNRVSENTDTKSINCHKAANGMEWFMVAAIAAGGVAFLIFIILLSYFVSRSRCQNPRICEFDDSVSYENNISLQEQQLPDPPSLPDTQTLIQPPAQTQSHSPGTKPSAPKGHPKIHDQKPSKKGARCKQNGATVEKQAPQHQKQQNLSKSERNPSSTNVPSTHPPRPQPRIKSRPAHQHQ; translated from the exons ATGAAGGAGATAAGTCCCGCCCATGAGGAACTAGAAAACCTGCTGATCCCACAGGTGACCATGGTGATAATCCTATGGACTGGAGCCTCTGTCCCTTCTCTCA GTTGGGCGGCTGAGACTGGCCCCGTGTATGTGGCCCTGAATGACCCAGTTCTGCTCAATATCCCCGGATATCCCAATGCTGAGAAAGACCAGGTGACCTGGAGAGATGGGAATGGAGTCCTAATGGGTAAATTCAAGACCTCCTCAGCATATGATCAGACAATGGGATGTGAGTGTGAGCTCTTCAGGAACGGCTCCCTGTATCTCAAGCGATTGGACACGGTGGGAGACAAGACCTACAGGGTGGAAGTGTTTAACCAGAGTGGAAAACAAATCTCATTTTATTCCATCACCGTCACCTTGATCA AGAGTGTGGCCGCCCCGGTGCTGAGTTACACGTGTGGTGGGAAACAAATAAGACTTCGCTGTGAGGTGAGTGAAGAGGATAACCCGGACGAGATGAAGATGATGTGGAACAACTCGCTGCTCATCCAAAGCACCAAAAGCAAATCTCTTGGGAAAAACGTCTCTCTGGAGTCTCATGGGAATGTGACCTGCACCGTCAGGAACCGAGTCAGTGAAAATACAGACACCAAGTCCATCAACTGTCACAAAG CAGCAAATGGAATGGAATGGTTTATGGTGGCAGCCATTGCTGCAGGGGGCGTGGCTTTCCTCATCTTCATCATCCTCCTCAGTTACTTTGTGAGCAGATCAAGGTGCCAGAATCCCAGGATAT GTGAGTTTGACGACTCTGTTTCCTACGAGAACAATATTTCTTTGCAGGAGCAACAACTCCCAGACCCCCCCAGCCTGCCGGACACACAGACACTGATCCAGCCTCCAGCACAGACTCAAAGCCACAGCCCAGGGACAAAACCTTCAGCTCCCAAGGGCCACCCCAAAATCCACGACCAAAAGCCATCTAAGAAGGGAGCCCGTTGCAAACAAAATGGGGCCACAGTAGAGAAACAGGCCCCCCAACATCAGAAGCAACAGAATTTGTCTAAGTCTGAAAGGAATCCAAGTTCTACCAACGTCCCCAGCACCCACCCACCCAGACCCCAACCTCGTATTAAATCACGGCCGGCCCACCAGCACCAGTAA
- the LOC121399783 gene encoding T-cell surface antigen CD2-like isoform X2, with translation MKEISPAHEELENLLIPQVTMVIILWTGASVPSLSWAAETGPVYVALNDPVLLNIPGYPNAEKDQVTWRDGNGVLMGKFKTSSAYDQTMGCECELFRNGSLYLKRLDTVGDKTYRVEVFNQSGKQISFYSITVTLIKSVAAPVLSYTCGGKQIRLRCEVSEEDNPDEMKMMWNNSLLIQSTKSKSLGKNVSLESHGNVTCTVRNRVSENTDTKSINCHKANGMEWFMVAAIAAGGVAFLIFIILLSYFVSRSRCQNPRICEFDDSVSYENNISLQEQQLPDPPSLPDTQTLIQPPAQTQSHSPGTKPSAPKGHPKIHDQKPSKKGARCKQNGATVEKQAPQHQKQQNLSKSERNPSSTNVPSTHPPRPQPRIKSRPAHQHQ, from the exons ATGAAGGAGATAAGTCCCGCCCATGAGGAACTAGAAAACCTGCTGATCCCACAGGTGACCATGGTGATAATCCTATGGACTGGAGCCTCTGTCCCTTCTCTCA GTTGGGCGGCTGAGACTGGCCCCGTGTATGTGGCCCTGAATGACCCAGTTCTGCTCAATATCCCCGGATATCCCAATGCTGAGAAAGACCAGGTGACCTGGAGAGATGGGAATGGAGTCCTAATGGGTAAATTCAAGACCTCCTCAGCATATGATCAGACAATGGGATGTGAGTGTGAGCTCTTCAGGAACGGCTCCCTGTATCTCAAGCGATTGGACACGGTGGGAGACAAGACCTACAGGGTGGAAGTGTTTAACCAGAGTGGAAAACAAATCTCATTTTATTCCATCACCGTCACCTTGATCA AGAGTGTGGCCGCCCCGGTGCTGAGTTACACGTGTGGTGGGAAACAAATAAGACTTCGCTGTGAGGTGAGTGAAGAGGATAACCCGGACGAGATGAAGATGATGTGGAACAACTCGCTGCTCATCCAAAGCACCAAAAGCAAATCTCTTGGGAAAAACGTCTCTCTGGAGTCTCATGGGAATGTGACCTGCACCGTCAGGAACCGAGTCAGTGAAAATACAGACACCAAGTCCATCAACTGTCACAAAG CAAATGGAATGGAATGGTTTATGGTGGCAGCCATTGCTGCAGGGGGCGTGGCTTTCCTCATCTTCATCATCCTCCTCAGTTACTTTGTGAGCAGATCAAGGTGCCAGAATCCCAGGATAT GTGAGTTTGACGACTCTGTTTCCTACGAGAACAATATTTCTTTGCAGGAGCAACAACTCCCAGACCCCCCCAGCCTGCCGGACACACAGACACTGATCCAGCCTCCAGCACAGACTCAAAGCCACAGCCCAGGGACAAAACCTTCAGCTCCCAAGGGCCACCCCAAAATCCACGACCAAAAGCCATCTAAGAAGGGAGCCCGTTGCAAACAAAATGGGGCCACAGTAGAGAAACAGGCCCCCCAACATCAGAAGCAACAGAATTTGTCTAAGTCTGAAAGGAATCCAAGTTCTACCAACGTCCCCAGCACCCACCCACCCAGACCCCAACCTCGTATTAAATCACGGCCGGCCCACCAGCACCAGTAA
- the LOC108707778 gene encoding lymphocyte function-associated antigen 3, translating into MLRSCLKVLLLIVSLRVGRGQEIINKAVHESVTFNLNSLDGVTEITWKFGQDKFAELDDITEPNFYRLRDRANATFSPGSLTINRLQKEDTGTYTAEIQVGRKTITVTFILKVYDAVQRPHVICTRGEDPNTLVLHCHSPGVVKYQWRDSSDNIVSDKQNFTVTDPSVDKNGNVTCDAHNPGSSKSNFILFSSCDQEEKSNTFHFISVGVALLLLFGIGIVLWILYKKGILTKKCFNRGEEPETKGEETEQLNSPGSHNGENKSPDVTLVNIRKLSGDGEL; encoded by the exons GTCGGGGCcaggaaataataaataaggctgTTCATGAATCTGTAACCTTTAACCTGAATTCCTTGGATGGAGTCACAGAGATCACCTGGAAGTTTGGGCAGGACAAGTTTGCAGAACTCGATGATATAACTGAACCCAATTTTTATCGCTTGAGGGACAGAGCTAATGCGACCTTCTCTCCCGGGAGTCTGACCATTAATCGACTGCAGAAGGAAGACACTGGCACATACACTGCTGAGATTCAGGTCGGGAGAAAAACGATCACTGTCACTTTCATCCTAAAGGTGTACG ATGCTGTTCAGAGACCTCATGTGATTTGTACCCGGGGGGAGGACCCCAATACCCTAGTCCTTCACTGTCATTCCCCAGGGGTGGTGAAATATCAATGGCGGGATTCCTCCGATAATATTGTGTCTGACAAACAGAATTTCACTGTTACTGACCCAAGTGTTGACAAGAATGGAAATGTGACGTGTGATGCTCACAACCCCGGCTCCTCCAAGTCCAACTTCATCCTATTCTCCTCCTGTGACC AAGAGGAGAAGAGCAACACATTTCATTTCATAAGTGTTGGAGTCGCGCTTCTGCTTTTGTTTGGGATCGGGATTGTGCTCTGGATTCTCT ATAAGAAAGGGATATTAACAAAGAAGTGCTTCAACAGAGGGGAGGAACCCGAGACAAAGGGAGAGGAAACTGAGCAACTAA ATTCTCCAGGATCCCACAATGGGGAGAACAAGAGCCCAGACGTTACTTTAGTGAATATCCGTAAACT GTCGGGGGACGGAGAACTCTGA
- the LOC121399782 gene encoding uncharacterized protein LOC121399782 gives MMSFEDLNTITKKSADTFSFSQQERAEILSSVGESLSDVLDVSVTPDKEVKRKIETLAKKEISLSLHCSTLAEYAKVARIPRGLRCTLLPFFNKEDKQFMDKWYAILNRCSLDLMIHTIQGLQSNIKSTQQELVTATTELKSRITSENFNKFNIELQASLADFRADLVQKKLHKYRRDTLDYESDRVYTWAAERKRTRTQERWRRGLRTPMTSASTRDQRPSSSTASSGNSRSGKAFLATSTPQSDQEDNRRGRINNEEVLQREEREGTRSTGKTQRAASMDTTAQTPVTRRKHKQ, from the coding sequence ATGATGTCGTTTGAAGATTTAAATACTATCACAAAAAAGAGTGCTGACACTTTCAGCTTCTCCCAACAAGAGAGAGCAGAGATTTTGTCATCTGTAGGAGAATCCCTCTCAGATGTGCTTGATGTTTCTGTTACTCCTGATAAAGAAGTGAAAAGAAAGATCGAGACATTGGCCAAAAAGGAAATAAGCCTGAGTCTCCATTGCAGTACATTAGCTGAATATGCAAAAGTGGCCAGAATACCCAGAGGCTTGAGATGTACCTTGCTGCCGTTTTTTAATAAGGAAGATAAACAATTTATGGATAAGTGGTATGCTATCCTAAACAGGTGCTCGTTGGACCTGATGATTCACACGATACAAGGGCTGCAAAGTAATATTAAAAGCACTCAGCAGGAACTGGTGACTGCAACAACAGAATTAAAGTCAAGAATCACCTCTGAAAACTTTAACAAGTTCAACATTGAACTACAAGCCTCTCTTGCAGATTTCCGCGCTGATCTGGTGCAGAAGAAACTCCATAAATATAGGAGAGACACCCTGGACTACGAATCCGATCGTGTATACACCTGGGCGGCAGAAAGGAAGCGCACTAGGACCCAGGAGCGATGGCGCCGAGGTTTGCGCACTCCGATGACGTCAGCCAGCACCAGAGACCAACGCCCGTCTTCCTCCACAGCGTCTTCAGGGAACTCAAGGAGCGGAAAAGCTTTTTTAGCCACAAGTACGCCGCAGAGCGATCAGGAGGACAACAGAAGGGGCAGAATAAACAACGAGGAAGTGCtacagagggaagagagagaaggCACGCGCAGTACAGGCAAGACCCAGAGAGCAGCATCAATGGACACCACTGCGCAAACCCCTGTGACTCGGAGGAAACACAAGCAGTAG
- the LOC121399783 gene encoding T-cell surface antigen CD2-like isoform X3, whose protein sequence is MSCSHTLTAEMLLHVCFGLWILLRTGWAAETGPVYVALNDPVLLNIPGYPNAEKDQVTWRDGNGVLMGKFKTSSAYDQTMGCECELFRNGSLYLKRLDTVGDKTYRVEVFNQSGKQISFYSITVTLIKSVAAPVLSYTCGGKQIRLRCEVSEEDNPDEMKMMWNNSLLIQSTKSKSLGKNVSLESHGNVTCTVRNRVSENTDTKSINCHKAANGMEWFMVAAIAAGGVAFLIFIILLSYFVSRSRCQNPRICEFDDSVSYENNISLQEQQLPDPPSLPDTQTLIQPPAQTQSHSPGTKPSAPKGHPKIHDQKPSKKGARCKQNGATVEKQAPQHQKQQNLSKSERNPSSTNVPSTHPPRPQPRIKSRPAHQHQ, encoded by the exons GTTGGGCGGCTGAGACTGGCCCCGTGTATGTGGCCCTGAATGACCCAGTTCTGCTCAATATCCCCGGATATCCCAATGCTGAGAAAGACCAGGTGACCTGGAGAGATGGGAATGGAGTCCTAATGGGTAAATTCAAGACCTCCTCAGCATATGATCAGACAATGGGATGTGAGTGTGAGCTCTTCAGGAACGGCTCCCTGTATCTCAAGCGATTGGACACGGTGGGAGACAAGACCTACAGGGTGGAAGTGTTTAACCAGAGTGGAAAACAAATCTCATTTTATTCCATCACCGTCACCTTGATCA AGAGTGTGGCCGCCCCGGTGCTGAGTTACACGTGTGGTGGGAAACAAATAAGACTTCGCTGTGAGGTGAGTGAAGAGGATAACCCGGACGAGATGAAGATGATGTGGAACAACTCGCTGCTCATCCAAAGCACCAAAAGCAAATCTCTTGGGAAAAACGTCTCTCTGGAGTCTCATGGGAATGTGACCTGCACCGTCAGGAACCGAGTCAGTGAAAATACAGACACCAAGTCCATCAACTGTCACAAAG CAGCAAATGGAATGGAATGGTTTATGGTGGCAGCCATTGCTGCAGGGGGCGTGGCTTTCCTCATCTTCATCATCCTCCTCAGTTACTTTGTGAGCAGATCAAGGTGCCAGAATCCCAGGATAT GTGAGTTTGACGACTCTGTTTCCTACGAGAACAATATTTCTTTGCAGGAGCAACAACTCCCAGACCCCCCCAGCCTGCCGGACACACAGACACTGATCCAGCCTCCAGCACAGACTCAAAGCCACAGCCCAGGGACAAAACCTTCAGCTCCCAAGGGCCACCCCAAAATCCACGACCAAAAGCCATCTAAGAAGGGAGCCCGTTGCAAACAAAATGGGGCCACAGTAGAGAAACAGGCCCCCCAACATCAGAAGCAACAGAATTTGTCTAAGTCTGAAAGGAATCCAAGTTCTACCAACGTCCCCAGCACCCACCCACCCAGACCCCAACCTCGTATTAAATCACGGCCGGCCCACCAGCACCAGTAA
- the LOC121399783 gene encoding T-cell surface antigen CD2-like isoform X4 — MCLLLVLLLCVLMSLPKGWAAETGPVYVALNDPVLLNIPGYPNAEKDQVTWRDGNGVLMGKFKTSSAYDQTMGCECELFRNGSLYLKRLDTVGDKTYRVEVFNQSGKQISFYSITVTLIKSVAAPVLSYTCGGKQIRLRCEVSEEDNPDEMKMMWNNSLLIQSTKSKSLGKNVSLESHGNVTCTVRNRVSENTDTKSINCHKAANGMEWFMVAAIAAGGVAFLIFIILLSYFVSRSRCQNPRICEFDDSVSYENNISLQEQQLPDPPSLPDTQTLIQPPAQTQSHSPGTKPSAPKGHPKIHDQKPSKKGARCKQNGATVEKQAPQHQKQQNLSKSERNPSSTNVPSTHPPRPQPRIKSRPAHQHQ; from the exons GTTGGGCGGCTGAGACTGGCCCCGTGTATGTGGCCCTGAATGACCCAGTTCTGCTCAATATCCCCGGATATCCCAATGCTGAGAAAGACCAGGTGACCTGGAGAGATGGGAATGGAGTCCTAATGGGTAAATTCAAGACCTCCTCAGCATATGATCAGACAATGGGATGTGAGTGTGAGCTCTTCAGGAACGGCTCCCTGTATCTCAAGCGATTGGACACGGTGGGAGACAAGACCTACAGGGTGGAAGTGTTTAACCAGAGTGGAAAACAAATCTCATTTTATTCCATCACCGTCACCTTGATCA AGAGTGTGGCCGCCCCGGTGCTGAGTTACACGTGTGGTGGGAAACAAATAAGACTTCGCTGTGAGGTGAGTGAAGAGGATAACCCGGACGAGATGAAGATGATGTGGAACAACTCGCTGCTCATCCAAAGCACCAAAAGCAAATCTCTTGGGAAAAACGTCTCTCTGGAGTCTCATGGGAATGTGACCTGCACCGTCAGGAACCGAGTCAGTGAAAATACAGACACCAAGTCCATCAACTGTCACAAAG CAGCAAATGGAATGGAATGGTTTATGGTGGCAGCCATTGCTGCAGGGGGCGTGGCTTTCCTCATCTTCATCATCCTCCTCAGTTACTTTGTGAGCAGATCAAGGTGCCAGAATCCCAGGATAT GTGAGTTTGACGACTCTGTTTCCTACGAGAACAATATTTCTTTGCAGGAGCAACAACTCCCAGACCCCCCCAGCCTGCCGGACACACAGACACTGATCCAGCCTCCAGCACAGACTCAAAGCCACAGCCCAGGGACAAAACCTTCAGCTCCCAAGGGCCACCCCAAAATCCACGACCAAAAGCCATCTAAGAAGGGAGCCCGTTGCAAACAAAATGGGGCCACAGTAGAGAAACAGGCCCCCCAACATCAGAAGCAACAGAATTTGTCTAAGTCTGAAAGGAATCCAAGTTCTACCAACGTCCCCAGCACCCACCCACCCAGACCCCAACCTCGTATTAAATCACGGCCGGCCCACCAGCACCAGTAA